The Carassius auratus strain Wakin unplaced genomic scaffold, ASM336829v1 scaf_tig00008539, whole genome shotgun sequence region AATTTACCAACTCCATTTAAAACTACGCTCCCATTCCTGTGAGACAAAGTGGGAACTAGAAACTATAGTGTATTGACACATGGTCTTCAGGAAGCTTAATGGCCAAATTAAAAGCACATTAGAAGTTCTCAGTGTTGCTTAATTTGATATCACCAGCCAAATTGTCACAATTTTATCATGAATATATGCTGGTCTGGCCAGCTTATTACAGATCCTTCACTACACAGCTCCTGCGGCTCAAGGTCAATTGAAACCATTTAATGTGTCAGTTCGTCCACTGAACACCACGAAACGCTCTCCTGGGCcctgttgagagagagagagtgtgtgtgtgcgtgtgtgtcattTCTACAGTGGGTTTAGAGAAAAGAAGGCTGTCGTGATGGACTGGACTCGATTATTCCATGTTCCCTTATGGAAATCTTTGAAGCAGAAGGACTAAACCCCCTCCTGGATCCAATTTAAATCTCATTCACTTTCCATATCCAGGTTGTATCGAGATGTTATAGATGCGTATCAATCATAATGAAACTCACTTTCTCATTTTCTTCTAATGAACTCTTGCTGATTCAGCACAGCGCTTGACTCAACTCTGGATGTTACTTGTGGAGAACTATTTTCATTATTGACTTGTCTATTCAGTTTAGTTTAATTTACGTTAACTGaaacaaagctgaaataaaataaaatctaaaaaaccTAAATGAAAAATATTGCCTTGATAAACTTCCTGAAATAGAATGCATATAAATTGAAGTACTACAATTactagaaatgaaaaaaaaaaaaaaaaaaattaagctaaaGAGAAAATGACAAGCACAAAAGAGAAAgctaaagttaaaatgaaaactgaatatataaaagCTAATACAaattcttaataaatactatgatcgtataataaatcatatttttaaaaaatacactgCTTTGGTTTAACAGTGCTTTACACTGATGTAGCTGTGTGATTTTATGAGGGTTGCAATCTCTTAATTTAACAAATACAGTTTTTTGGGAGCCTGTGTGTGAACAGGAAGGGAGTTTTCAGAACAGGAAGTGAGCTGCTCCTAATCCTGCCACCAGAGGTTGAGGAAATGTTTGCTCATTGTGCAGAGCAAAGCACTGTGGGAAATTCCCAATATGAAATATCACAGATTTCTGAATCTCCAAACAAAAAATGAACTCATTTAATTTTCAGTGAATTGATTTGTAAATTCTGTAGATTTTCGAGTTCTTCTCAACTGTTTCAAAAAGCCAGTGGTGTTCCAGAGTGGGCAGACCTGGTTGTGTTTGAAGGGCTTGGGATAATGGCAGTGAGATGAATGCGTGTGGATGTGAGAAACCAGGCTGCCGTCACCAAGAACGCATTTCTCTCTCCAGGGACATATATTCAAGAATAGCACTGACCTGTTTTGGTTCTATTCTTTCTCTCAGAACACatcctctgatttttttttttttttttttttttggaagttcaGTGTCTGGGGTCAGCTGACAACTTCCTGTGACCATCCATTCCAAATGCCTCATTATGAAGCTGCACAGTCATGACTAGTTTGAAACTACAGTAATAAAATGTTGAGCCATTCGTTAATTTGTGTGTCCCTTCACACACACTGAAGTAAAtactaaaagtattttaaaggtaCATTTACTACAGGTCAAAAGTTTGGTAATATCTTTTGAAATACATGCTCACCAAGCaggaatttatttgatcaaaaatacagttatcagtaaaattgtgaagtattattgcaatttaaaataacttttctattttaatacatttttaaattacaggtacaggttgtaggacctgccgcTAGAGAGCGCAACAATCGCATtgtttgatgatgctaaggaggagcatggaatgatgggatttgttgtcttctacccaaccgctgacagtCATCAATCAGACGATATGAAAAcgattaccacttgttcaacaaatatatacactcgtgtacattcaaacacaataattgggaATACACATCAaatgcgagttcaacgatttgcacgagtagattacatacaaagtcaatgcaaagacgcgataagactatggatcagacgcgtcctcgcgcgggtctagagatgcgatgccccgcgtttggcatgtatgccccataatactaatcttgttgtttgttataatagcatatgtttCTTTAAAGATACGAATAAAAACAACTcgcctgtcgagtaaaacacaaacGAGATCGTcatctctccatctagaaaatgcaacaccgatagtaatcctcgctctttctctcctcttgtcccaaactcttctcgGGTCATTCAGTTGGCCCGTACTCTAACGTTTacaggagctgtccttgtcgacagaaccagcggcagacggtaaacagtaattatgttccataaataagtaacacaattcACCAaaaaacgtgcaagaagaagtaaataaggaactacTTGAAACAAGCTAGTGGTTTTCTGGacactagacactacttccgcgtTTGCCCACGACACtattgtcatgtggtttctacgtcgtTAAAGGCGGTAAtgaagggtaactaacgtcattgacaggcgactgcactgcctgTGTCCCTGTTTAGAAtaggaattttctcatgatttacaagtagttgaaaacattagagatattgttagtaatcagctggacaaaatatataacacactagcctagtggtttttggatattttactgcaaatataaaTTTTACCTTTAAATGTATTCCTTTAATGGCAATGCAAAATTTTCAACAGCCATAAGTCCAGATTTTAGTTACGTGTAATTTCAGATTCTATTTTTTAGATTCTAGTACTATAGTATACTATAGTAGTTCAGTACcccacccccctcccccccttcGGTTTAATGCGCATGCCttaaatttaaacataatttcagCATACCTAAAATTACATGCGGTAAACAGCATACCcctttataaactgtatttttattaaaacagggCCTGTCAAAACAGCATACCCCTgtataaactatttttaattaaaattgacaGACTCCGTCCGCTATAAAACTCAACTTCCAGTATGCTATTCTGACATAGTATTAAAAGCAGTTAGgctgcttaatattattattttatttattttttttttgtggaaactgatacatttgttcaggattatttgatttatagacagttaaaaagaacagcatttatttgaaataaagttgaggttttttttctgaatagaagtattatttCCTTTCAAAAGATTAtttttactgaacccaaactttagAGCAGTAGTTTATGCTAATACCACAGTACTTTGATCTGTGGTACATTGTACCTAAAAGTAATTCAACGAATACCATAGTATTGGTATTGATTGGTATTGACACTATGATTTAAgtccaaactattttttttttttttgagcttgtTGGCCTGCTGGTGTGCTTGTGGTGGTAAATGCcaacttttgttttaaatgtggtAGTATACATTTCTGTATACCTATGTGCTACGTCTGACATGTTCTGAATTTGTCTCAGTCTGCTGTTACTCACAGAAGCCAAAATCATGTAGCCCCGTTCACTGGGCTACTGTATGGCAGCACTGCTGCCCTATACGTGTGTGTCCTGCTTAAATGCGGGCAGCTGGTTGGATTGGCAATATTTAAAGTAAATTGTGTGGCTTTGAGTATGTTCTTTAGCTTTCACATTTTTTGGACCATTGTGTCCttatttttttctccagattGTGGGAAAGGGAGGAAAAGGGTGGGGCAGGaaagtctccctctctctcttactgtatttttccatgtttttcaTGCTCTGGCCTTGTTTCTGTCTGTGTGGATGCAAAAAGTCCAGAAGCTCCAAATAAGGCCTAGAACAAAATGTGCTCATTTCATTCCGGTGTGATATTCATTTTGTGGGTCAGCTAGGTCCTTGATCAGCATTTTGGCCTCCTGATTCTGTATAAATGGACGATTGATCTTGGAACAGATTGTGCTACACTCTATTGTGTTGTGTATTACACTGCAAGGGTTCATTCATGTGAAACTGTTGTGACACTTATGATGATGTATTTTGTGGCTCTCtggaacaaatatattttattaatgtttgtatGGAATCGCTGCTAATCTGGATATTTTCCCACCGTCCatgaccttgttttttttttctatggttttGTAATGGACTATCTTTCTTggctaatataatatttatttatttagtaataaatacagtttaagcTGATCTAAACCATTCCATTCATTCATGTAAACCAATATTTACAATTAAAGCTTATATACAATTGTATTACATTAGTTGTGTATTTGTTAAAATGCTATGTAGTAAGTGACAGTCTACTTCCAGTGAGTCATTTacatcaaaatacaaaatatccataaaagtatgatattttttttaagcactttttATGGTAaaatctcttcctctctctttctgtagTGATGGCTGCTATCCGTAAGAAGCTGGTGATTGTGGGAGATGGAGCCTGTGGGAAAACCTGCTTGCTGATTGTGTTCAGTAAAGATCAGTTCCCCGAGGTCTACGTGCCTACTGTGTTTGAAAACTACATCGCTGATATAGAGGTGGACAGCAAACAGGTCAGTTTTCCTGAAATAGCCCTGTACACAGTGCTTCTTCTTCGTTTTGTGGACAGAAGCACTGAGAATGGGccatgtgtatgtttgtttgattGAGGGAATAGGGTGTTTCTGCAGCCCGTCATATTTTTAGCCCAAATTCGTGGCCGACCTGAACAGACATGCTATAGATGTATTGTGAGAAAAGTTAAATCAGCGTACACACAATATTGAAATGAATACTGGAAAGAATGTTTAGATTCGGGATGGATATGATTTCAGaacctttgataaaaaaaaaaaaaaaaaggaaaatgcattttattttctttatgctcCAGTACTCAAATTTCATCTTCATTTAGTTTATTCACTCAAAAAAATCAAGCCTTTTAACCCTTGAATATTTAGTTTTCTCATCGAAGACCAGTGTGGACTgcagttatatttttaaatagcctCAGGTTTATAAATGGGTTTTATATTTATGGCTACTGATGTTAACATGAAGGCCACTCAAAGTGCagacacacaccttcagctgacAAACAATActgaagtctctctctctctctcaggtggaGTTGGCTCTATGGGACACAGCTGGTCAGGAAGACTATGATCGGTTGAGGCCATTGTCCTATCCAGACACAGATGTTATTCTGATGTGTTTCTCTATAGACAGTCCAGATAGTTTAGGTACCCAACTACACAcatcaagatttatttattttattttgttgggaAGAAATTAACACACTTATTCAACAAAGAGGCATTATTACCctttccataatttttttttttttacttaaaaataaaataaatacattaccaattttaaacattggtaataataataaatgtttcttgaaaaccaaaagatatagtaaaatagaaaagtaattttaaatgtaaatttgttttatttcacagtcaaaattttattttaactgttaaattatcacatttaaataactaaaacaaaagatTTTGTCAACagaaatgtatattacatttaaattaaattgaggAAGTGATTAAACTGGTAAAGATTACATCAAGGTAAAATTTAAgagaatttattaaatataaagactcttcttttactgtattatttataattgaaTGTTACTGAATGAAATTATTTCTAAAAGTATCTAACAATGATGCCAGgtttcataacttttttttttttctggtctctTCCAGAAAATATTCCAGAGAAATGGACGCCAGAGGTAAAACATTTCTGTCCCAACGTTCCCATCATCCTCGTGGGCAATAAAAAGGACCTGCGGAATGATGAACACACACGCAGGGAGCTGATTAAGATGAAACAGGTGTGACCGATGTGTTTGTGCATAAACAGGTTTTGCCATAGTAACTTGAAGTAGAGACGCGGCAGAGGCCTTTCGTTGGCCCTTGCCTTAACAAACAGGACACTTCCCGTCTCTGACAGCCACAAAAGAAAATGGAAATGCAGCTGTTTCCTGTGGGGATAAAGCGGCCCTCAGGGATTGCTTCATACTGAAGAGTTTTTGTAAGCGTAAGGCAGAAGCAGTAGTGAAACTTCCATACTAGTCAGAATAATACTTTTAGATATATATGTTCATGTGATTTCAAATAATTTGCTAATGTGAACTTAGTATACAGTTTACACAGTTTCCACTATTATGACCCATCATATTCTCCCAAATTGCTCATCTACTCACAAAGTACTGTGTTAAAAGGAACTCTTTTGGCTAAAGATATTGAAGCACCATTTAAGGGAGCCACCAGTGTCGTTAGTGGCTAGGAATGCTCATTGAGCTCAACCCTTGATTTTATCTCTACAGGAATGTAGCAGATTGTAAACCACATGACATTCCGCATACTACAGTAGTGCAGTATAAAATTGTTATTGTAGTGTTTTctgctgttttatgttttagttttaaaagtagTATAGAACACCCATAGTGTCAGTTGTACAGTCAGCATATAGTCTGCAGTATGGCGTATTGAACACTGTAAGTACGTCTTGTTTTGTCCTGGATGAGGTccatgtttttttgggggggtttatTTTGGATCATTTCATAGCTGTCGATCATTTTGTTGTAACCTACTTCTGCTTTGTAATCAGTATGCAAGTACGTAAAAGTTCAACTTAAATGTTCAAAACATTGGCGGTTTTTAGTTTAACGAttcataatcattttaatatgctgatttggtgctcaaaaaacatttcttatcaatgttgaaaacttatGCTGCATAATATGTTTGTGGTATCGGTgatatatttttcaggatttatttgatgaatagaaagttcaaaattaatttatttgaaatcaaaatcttttgtaaatgtcttttaatgtcacttttgataaatttaatgcgtacttgcaggaaagaaaaaaaaaatccctaaacttttgaacagtagtgaaagtttttttgtttttttttaattctgcctCTTATCGTATATGTGTATGTTTCAGGAACCTGTAAAACCAGAGGAGGGCCGTGACATGGCTAACCGGATCAGTGCATTTGGATATTTAGAGTGTTCGGCTAAAACGAAGGACGGAGTGCGGGAGGTGTTTGAGATGGCCACCAGGGCGGCACTGCAGGTCCGCAAGCGCAAGAAGAGAGGCGGCTGCCTGCTGTTATGAgccacacactgcaacacacacacacacacacacacctctattTAGTTTCCAGCTACTGACCCCAGGAAAAGCCTGCACCACCCATCGCGTGCCACATTTCTCACAATCCAGGTGTAGATGACAAAAGATATAAGGGAACCAAAGTGTGTGTACTAATACCTCTCCATCCTGCCATATTTctcttatttttcttcttttttttttttcaccagcatACCTTCCTTCCTTCTCTGGGAGAAATACTGAATgattaattttgtatttgtacATAAATCTTCTCTGTCTTTTTCGGTTCTGGTTTACAGTTATTCTATGCCTCTGTATATGATGCTCAGTCatttaagtaaagaaaaaaaaatacatttatcattaatttaaactGCCAGTCTgtactctgagtgtgtgtgtgttttatttttattctttattcaattattaaattgATCTTGGAACTGTCAAACtttctttaaatttgtccaaTTGGATTGATACTAGTCAGGATGCCAtaattatttcacataaatgataATGAGGCTGTGAGGAATAGAAGTACAGTCTGATCAATATGGCTGACTGTCATAAATATTTGTGTTAATTGTTTAGCAGGGGCCTTATAAAACATTCGGACTAAATGTGATTTCACTATTACACCAAGTATAATTGTGAGTCAAGACTTAATGGTTTCACAGGCTGAAACTGAATTAGCACTAAGTGCTAACTGAATTAGCTCACTCAGGCTATCAATCTGATATGGTGTGTTCTCCATAATGTTtgtgtgagaaagaggaaaagatTAATCTCTTTTGGCTTCGCCTGTGATACGGTGGCTTACAATATCAGAAGTGTAGTAAACTCAAGGACAATCCATCGACTCCAGATGATACCTGCTAAGAAGAATAAGTATTATGTGTCTATTCTTCCATTTTTCTGAGTACGAGTGGATCTCAAGCTCCTTCTCACATGGAAAAAtttgagctgtgcttcatacattgctACACTTTTGATAATAGGCATTAGACCTTTAATGGCCATGCAATTTTGCCACAGTGTTGCTAATGTGACTAAACATTTAAGAGGAAAGCATAAACTTTTAGAATCATAGTTAGGCACTGTCGTGGCAACACAAAAATCTCTAGGTTAATTAGAGATGACCGAGTGAAAAGGTACCTAATTctgtccttgaaaaaaaaaaaatcctcagttTCTCACACTATATTTGGTGTCCAGCAGTATTGAGAGGACAATAGGTCAACAGAAGGCCCTAATCGGTTTAAAATTGGggaaagtgtttatttttatttacttatttcacTCAGAAAATGTCTCTACTGACTTGAGAGATACCACAAGATCAGATGTGCTGTGTCTTGGGCTCTCTAAGAAaccctacattaaaaaaaaaatagatagatagatagatccagGATTCCCATGCTAGCTTCAGAAGGTGCAGAACAGGTGTGGCTAGTGAAGACGGGCTCGAGTGGGAGGAAATTCTTTGTTAGTAATCGTTTCTCTACTCAGGATGCACATATTGTTGGACAGCGCTCTCCTCAGTTTCCACTAGGGGGTGAAAGAAACAACAGATATATTTAAGAAATGACTTTGAAGTGTGGTTGAATGCAGCCAAACAAGTTATTTAAAGACTTAAAAActctaaaagagcttcattatgaaaatggaaaaatctgtaaaatattacAGTCAGATGTTTATGTTTGCTGACAACCAGTTtcgaaaaaactgaaaaaatgaagGAAAGGATCACATCCTGCCTGCAATGCGGATGTAGACAACATTTGTGAAAATGCCAAAACTTGAAATCTGACACGACTGTTTTTGGCAGAACATCATCAAAAACACATGACTACTCCATGTATTTCCCTTTCCCAAATGAGCACTTCCCAATGTATTTTGAAGGTATTTTGAGTATGGTTAATACCTATCTCAAGTCTCTCATCCTGGATGTGAAGCGCAAGCAGACACTTTTCAACCTCCTCTATTCCCTCTACATTGATAAAGGGAAGCCCGGTGTAACCGCCCATTTAAGTCAATAAACCTATAAACATACACAGAAGATACACATCATTTAGAGGAACAGCATTCTTTGCATTTCATCCATGTGTAAGTAGGAAGTGTACAGTATACCAGCCCCAGGTTTCATCGGTCTGCAGAATGGTGGGGCTTCCCACCATGATGAACAAGGCTTTTGCTCTTGTCACAGCCACATTGAATCTCTGAAGGAAAGATGAACAAGAACAAGTTCAAGACTAAAGTGTGTTCTGGCAAATTGTTAAAGAAAGAGCATATAGTGTTGCATGCAGCTTAATACAGGGTTGCTtgtgcatgcttgtgtgtgtttatgttgtgtTCTCATGTCAGTTGTGGTTAGATACTACCTTCTCATTCTTGAGAAACCCAATATTTAAAGGTTCATCCAAAATGATGTGCCTCTCCTGGCCTTGAAACTGTTCCACGGTACCAGCCTATATAATACACCGAACACACAAAGGGATgcctattattttgttttcaccTATACAACTTTAAGTTTAAAAGGCATACCAGAGTGTTTAGAAGACTGAAACCCAAACTAACTTTTAGATCTTTGATGCACGTAGTTTTGGagttctttttctgtttttatggcCCATTTGATCGTCTCAACCTACAAAATCGAATCCCACAATAAGTAAAGTGATCATACATACCGTCTGAGATTTGAGAGAAGTGTCATGACCATTTTAACTGCTATTATGGGCTGTCCAAGAGCAGTTCAAACCTGTTTCCTGTAGAGGGCGATGATGCCAATATCTCTGGGGGAGATTAAAGAGTCCCATCTTGGACTGGGTAAGGACTCGGAGCAGCATCTTCAGGTAGcctatattgtttttaatttcatagaGGGACTGTTCGACTTCCCAGACACTCCATGGAAAACCAAAAGAAATCCCtggggccaaaaaaaaaaaaaaaaaacagcacatgaATAGGCAAATCTCCTGGAAAGAAATAGCTGCAACCTTTTCAACAGAATAAACATCTGCTTAATAGGTCTCATACTCTTTTTGGGAAGGTGCTCCCAGGTGCAGTACTGGTTGGAGCTGATCTCATTTGCACATGCCACCAACTCCCCATCATAGAACAAATCATTAGGAACTTTCAGAATTGATGGATGAAACATGGAGAGAAAGAAacgataaaagaaaaaaaacgggTGCAGTGCCGGCCCGAGCctcttgggggccctaagcagaatttgatTTGGGGGCCCCCCTCCCACCACGCGGAGTCATGTGCTTCaagattattgacacaaatgtcacgctataatgttacattataaattaatacagtgaggttatgtattaatacaaaataaataaataaaaatcaatacttgACATACTTCACTCTTAAACTTCTGAATacaaaatgtcacaaaacataaaataaataattagcaaaTGTCCAAATGCCAATGTGCATTAAATGAAAGCAAAAtagacaaacattaatataataaaaaatataatgctacAAACTTCGGCAacttaaataatgaaagcaaacataagaacagCTAGGATTCAACAATGACAATTGTACAACAATGACCTCAAAATTGTTCCTTCCTAGATTTTCAGGAGGCAAAGTCACTGATGACATCAGgacagcaggattgtattgttgtgccccccctTCTtgaaatatgatgatggaaaataaacacctactataggggtgaaaatagaactttaatccaataaaaaagttaaagaataaattttattatttaataattacaataGTACCATTcaacatttacctatggctataacttaattatgactaatttatttcatagtctTAAGCATTcacaaatcatgcaaaaggaattTAAGCAGTTTATTTAGCAATATGAAACAAGCGCAGCTGTTTCTCCAGGAGCGGTAAGAACGGAGGAAAtgaaacttaaagggttagttcacccaaaaaagtttGGGGTGGGTGGAAGATCCAACGCTTTCTATTGACTTTCTGATGCGGGAAGCTGCCTCCTTGTCATTtctaaattttaacaaaaatcaAAGCAATGACTAAAAGCTGCAATGTATGTagtaaaaaaagctaaaaaataaaaataaaaataaataaaacctaagtTTTTAAACTGTCGACAAGCGTTTAGGACACAAAAGTAGAGCACCCATGTCATAATTATATACTCTTGAGAAATGCGCCCAAACGTAGCCggtaaggtttttatttttactttattttatttatttatttttttaggttgtTTATTGTAGGCTACACCTTGTCACACACATAGCAGCTTtaagaaattgttttatttatttttatttttttttataagccaGAAATGACAGGGAGGCACCTTCCCGTAATAGAAAGTCGATACAAAGCTTTGGATATGCGGTCTGTCTCTATTGGAGCGCAGCTCCCTTTGACCAACAGAGAGCACCTGACTGGAGTTTCTTATTCTCT contains the following coding sequences:
- the LOC113072081 gene encoding rho-related GTP-binding protein RhoA-D — its product is MAAIRKKLVIVGDGACGKTCLLIVFSKDQFPEVYVPTVFENYIADIEVDSKQVELALWDTAGQEDYDRLRPLSYPDTDVILMCFSIDSPDSLENIPEKWTPEVKHFCPNVPIILVGNKKDLRNDEHTRRELIKMKQEPVKPEEGRDMANRISAFGYLECSAKTKDGVREVFEMATRAALQVRKRKKRGGCLLL